The following proteins come from a genomic window of Blastococcus sp. HT6-30:
- the ilvD gene encoding dihydroxy-acid dehydratase has protein sequence MPPLRSRTVTSGRNMAGARALLRAAGVDGADLGKPIVAVANSFAEFVPGHTHLQPVGRIVSEAVAAAGGVPREFNTIAVDDGIAMGHGGMLYSLPSRDLIADSVEYMVQAHCADALVCISNCDKITPGMLMAALRLDIPTVFVSGGPMEGGTATLVDGTVRTGLNLVSAIADSASAAVSDGDLGRIEEAACPTCGSCSGMFTANSMNCLTEALGLALPGNGTTLATHTARRGLYEAAGTTVMELVRAHYERDDAAVLPRVIAGAAAFENAMAMDIAMGGSSNTILHLLAAASEAEHDFTLDDVDRISRSTPCLAKVAPNGPHLVEDVHRAGGVPAILGELDRAGLLRRDVRTVHSPDLRSWLDDWDVRGGRATREAVELFHAAPGCRRSATAFSQSERWESLDLDAERGCIRSAAAAYSTDGGLAVLRGNLSVDGCVVKTAGVDESILRFSGPAVVVESQEEAVDAILTGRVRAGDVVVVRYEGPRGGPGMQEMLYPTSFLKGRGLGAACALVTDGRFSGGTSGLSIGHVSPEAAAGGVVALVEDGDPVTIDIPDRSITLEVGEAELAARRAALEAQNGYRPRNRHRPVSTALRAYAAFAQSADRGAVRSVPLDAAPSR, from the coding sequence CCACACCCACCTGCAACCGGTCGGCCGGATCGTGTCCGAGGCCGTCGCCGCGGCCGGCGGCGTGCCGCGGGAGTTCAACACCATCGCCGTCGACGACGGCATCGCGATGGGGCACGGCGGGATGCTCTACTCGCTGCCCTCCCGCGACCTGATCGCCGACTCGGTCGAGTACATGGTCCAGGCGCACTGCGCCGACGCGCTGGTCTGCATCTCCAACTGCGACAAGATCACGCCCGGCATGCTCATGGCCGCGCTGCGGCTGGACATCCCCACCGTCTTCGTCTCCGGCGGTCCGATGGAAGGCGGGACGGCGACGCTCGTCGACGGCACCGTGCGCACCGGCCTGAACCTCGTCTCGGCCATCGCCGACTCCGCCAGCGCGGCGGTCTCCGACGGGGACCTCGGCCGCATCGAGGAGGCCGCCTGCCCCACTTGTGGCTCCTGCTCGGGCATGTTCACCGCCAACTCGATGAACTGCCTCACCGAAGCGCTCGGCCTCGCCCTCCCCGGCAACGGGACCACGCTGGCCACGCACACCGCCCGCCGGGGGCTGTACGAGGCCGCGGGCACCACGGTCATGGAGCTCGTCCGCGCCCACTACGAGCGGGACGACGCCGCGGTGCTCCCGCGCGTGATCGCCGGAGCCGCCGCCTTCGAGAACGCCATGGCCATGGACATCGCCATGGGCGGCTCCTCCAACACGATCCTGCACCTGCTCGCCGCCGCCTCCGAGGCGGAGCATGACTTCACGCTCGACGACGTCGACCGGATCTCCCGCAGCACCCCGTGCCTGGCCAAGGTCGCGCCCAACGGCCCCCACCTGGTCGAGGACGTGCACCGCGCCGGCGGTGTCCCCGCGATCCTCGGTGAGCTCGACCGGGCCGGGCTGCTCCGCCGCGACGTCCGGACGGTGCACTCCCCGGACCTGCGCAGCTGGCTGGACGACTGGGACGTCCGCGGTGGGCGGGCGACCCGTGAGGCCGTCGAGCTGTTCCACGCCGCACCCGGCTGCCGGCGCTCCGCGACGGCGTTCTCCCAGTCGGAGCGCTGGGAGAGCCTCGACCTCGACGCGGAGCGTGGCTGCATCCGCTCGGCCGCCGCGGCCTACAGCACCGACGGCGGCCTGGCGGTCCTGCGCGGGAACCTCTCCGTCGACGGGTGCGTGGTGAAGACCGCCGGAGTGGACGAGTCGATCCTCCGGTTCAGCGGCCCGGCGGTGGTCGTCGAGTCCCAGGAGGAGGCCGTCGACGCCATCCTCACCGGCCGGGTGCGGGCCGGCGACGTCGTGGTCGTCCGCTACGAGGGCCCCCGCGGCGGACCCGGCATGCAGGAGATGCTCTACCCGACCTCGTTCCTCAAGGGCCGGGGCCTGGGGGCGGCCTGCGCGCTGGTGACCGACGGGCGCTTCTCCGGCGGCACCTCGGGCCTGTCGATCGGGCACGTCTCGCCCGAGGCGGCGGCCGGCGGCGTCGTCGCCCTGGTCGAGGACGGTGATCCCGTGACGATCGACATCCCGGACCGCAGCATCACCCTCGAGGTGGGCGAGGCCGAGCTGGCCGCCCGTCGGGCCGCCCTGGAGGCACAGAACGGATACCGCCCGCGGAATCGGCACCGGCCGGTCTCCACGGCGCTGCGTGCCTACGCCGCCTTCGCGCAGTCCGCGGACCGGGGCGCGGTCCGCTCCGTCCCGCTGGACGCGGCACCCAGCCGCTAG
- a CDS encoding TIGR03085 family metal-binding protein, with product MSASSLPLPDRERAALADLLDELGPDAPTCCEGWTTAHLAAHLAVRDRRPDALPGYGLEMLPGGQRLAWWSHRLEDRLRDSTPYGEVVDRVRSGPPPWSPMALPAAAAAFNVSEFAIHHEDVRRARPGWEPRVLPREDQDQLWGGLGLYARRAAGRRGLVLRRADVPGEEKRLGDGGRTVTGEPLELMLWASGRRDVARVEIS from the coding sequence GTGAGCGCCTCTTCCCTCCCCCTTCCGGACCGCGAGCGCGCAGCGCTCGCCGACCTGCTGGACGAGCTCGGTCCCGACGCGCCGACCTGCTGCGAGGGGTGGACCACCGCCCACCTCGCCGCGCACCTGGCCGTCCGCGACCGGCGCCCCGACGCCCTCCCGGGCTACGGCCTGGAGATGCTGCCCGGCGGGCAGCGCCTGGCCTGGTGGTCGCACCGGCTCGAGGACCGGCTGCGCGACTCCACGCCCTACGGCGAGGTGGTCGACCGGGTGCGCAGCGGGCCGCCGCCGTGGTCGCCGATGGCCCTGCCGGCCGCCGCGGCGGCGTTCAACGTCTCGGAGTTCGCGATCCACCACGAGGACGTCCGCCGGGCCCGGCCCGGCTGGGAGCCGCGGGTCCTGCCCCGCGAGGACCAGGACCAGCTGTGGGGCGGGCTGGGCCTCTACGCCCGGCGCGCCGCCGGGCGCCGCGGCCTGGTGCTGCGCCGCGCCGACGTCCCCGGCGAGGAGAAGCGCCTGGGGGACGGCGGGCGCACGGTCACCGGGGAGCCCCTGGAGCTCATGCTGTGGGCCTCCGGCCGCCGGGACGTCGCCCGGGTGGAGATCTCCTAG
- a CDS encoding ABC transporter ATP-binding protein yields the protein MSRRRDAVVRRGLRHIGRAVREQPGMFTLALLASSLYGAMTVAGAYVIGEITDRVLLPSFEEGATTATALTLAAVAIVGVALLKILGILGRRLFAGVMSYRLQAEYRRRVTGQYLRLPLSWHQRHPTGQLLSNANSDVESAWFFVAPLPFACGALVMIATTSVALLLTDPLLALVGLVVFPLVFAANVVYSQVMSPRMQRAQQLRAEVSEIAHESFDAALVVKTLGREDTETERFTARAEELRDGLIAVGRVRGLFDPLMEALPNLGTLAVLLIGAGRVADGATDAGELVSIAYLFTSLALPIRAIGWVLADLPRALAGFDRVTPVLEATGETAYGPDTAAAAAGGAGVGVRDVGFTFDGVSRPTLHAVTFDVPAGRTVAVVGPTGSGKSTLAGLLVRLVDPADGGVLLDGVDLRRLREGEVSAQAAFVAQSAFLFDDTVRGNVTLGAPFSDDEVWTALRVAAADEFVASLPEGLDTRVGERGASLSGGQRQRLALARAVVRRPRLLVLDDATSAVDPAVEARILDALRGNETPTTVVVVAYRQATIALADEVVWLADGRAVARGTHEELLAAVPGYAALVRAYSQAEVAA from the coding sequence GTGTCCCGCCGCCGAGACGCCGTCGTGCGCCGCGGGCTCCGCCACATCGGCCGGGCCGTCCGCGAGCAGCCGGGCATGTTCACCCTCGCGCTGCTCGCCAGCAGCCTCTACGGCGCGATGACGGTGGCCGGCGCGTACGTGATCGGCGAGATCACCGACCGGGTGCTGCTGCCCTCCTTCGAGGAGGGCGCCACCACCGCGACCGCGCTCACCCTGGCCGCCGTCGCCATCGTCGGGGTCGCGCTGCTGAAGATCCTCGGCATCCTCGGCCGCCGGCTGTTCGCCGGCGTCATGAGCTACCGGCTGCAGGCGGAGTACCGCCGCCGCGTCACCGGGCAGTACCTGCGCCTCCCGCTCTCCTGGCACCAGCGCCACCCCACCGGGCAGTTGCTCTCCAACGCCAACTCCGACGTCGAGTCGGCCTGGTTCTTCGTCGCGCCGCTGCCCTTCGCCTGCGGAGCGCTGGTGATGATCGCGACCACCAGCGTCGCGCTCCTGCTCACCGACCCGCTGCTCGCCCTCGTCGGTCTGGTCGTCTTCCCGCTGGTCTTCGCCGCCAACGTCGTCTACTCGCAGGTGATGAGCCCGCGGATGCAGCGGGCGCAGCAGCTGCGGGCCGAGGTCAGCGAGATCGCGCACGAGAGCTTCGACGCCGCGCTCGTGGTGAAGACGCTCGGCCGGGAGGACACCGAGACCGAGCGCTTCACCGCCCGGGCCGAGGAGCTGCGCGACGGGCTGATCGCCGTGGGCCGGGTGCGCGGGCTGTTCGACCCGCTGATGGAGGCGCTGCCGAACCTCGGCACGCTCGCCGTCCTGCTCATCGGGGCCGGCCGGGTCGCCGACGGCGCCACCGACGCCGGCGAGCTGGTCTCCATCGCCTACCTGTTCACCTCGCTGGCGCTGCCGATCCGTGCCATCGGCTGGGTGCTGGCCGATCTGCCCCGGGCCCTGGCCGGCTTCGACCGGGTCACCCCCGTGCTCGAGGCGACAGGGGAGACGGCCTACGGGCCGGACACCGCCGCCGCGGCGGCCGGCGGGGCCGGCGTCGGCGTGCGCGACGTCGGCTTCACCTTCGACGGGGTGTCCCGCCCGACCCTCCACGCGGTCACCTTCGACGTGCCGGCCGGGCGCACGGTTGCCGTGGTGGGGCCCACCGGATCGGGCAAGTCCACCCTGGCCGGCCTGCTCGTGCGTCTGGTCGACCCCGCCGACGGCGGCGTGCTGCTCGACGGGGTCGACCTGCGCCGGCTGCGCGAGGGCGAGGTGAGCGCGCAGGCGGCGTTCGTCGCCCAGAGCGCCTTCCTCTTCGACGACACCGTCCGCGGCAACGTCACCCTCGGCGCCCCCTTCTCCGACGACGAGGTGTGGACGGCGTTGCGCGTGGCCGCGGCCGACGAGTTCGTCGCATCGCTGCCCGAGGGCCTGGACACCCGGGTGGGGGAGCGCGGTGCCTCGCTGTCCGGCGGTCAGCGGCAGCGGCTGGCGCTGGCCCGCGCCGTGGTCCGCCGTCCCCGGCTGCTCGTGCTGGACGACGCCACGAGCGCCGTCGACCCCGCCGTCGAGGCCCGCATCCTCGACGCCCTGCGGGGCAACGAGACCCCGACCACGGTCGTGGTCGTGGCCTACCGGCAGGCGACCATCGCGCTCGCCGACGAGGTGGTGTGGCTCGCCGACGGGCGCGCCGTCGCCCGGGGCACCCACGAGGAGCTGCTCGCCGCGGTGCCTGGCTACGCGGCGCTGGTGCGCGCCTACTCCCAGGCCGAGGTGGCGGCGTGA
- a CDS encoding ABC transporter ATP-binding protein has translation MSEPVQRTEGALGTLRRGLRMMPEFRRGLPVTFALALVATAGRVVVPIAVQQVIDRGLAAPGGAHLERVTWLIAGCALVVLVTAVAVYRMNVRLFRTTETALASLRARAFRHVHDLSVLHQQGERRGSLVSRVTSDVDQLSVFMQWGGVLGLVSIGQLLVATVVMAVYSWQLTVLVLVCFVPLAFAVRWFAQRLVRVYGVVRERVGDVLAAVAESVVGAPTVRAYGVRARTAARLDAAIDRHYRAQVDAQKVTAAVFVSGEFVAALANAAVVVVGVLLGLAGDITVGTLVAFLFLVTLFVAPVQTASEVLNEAQNAVAGFRRVLDVVDTEPDVRDPAVAAPDRVRALPEGPLGVRFDSVTFRYAPGARPALDDVDLTIAPRTRVAVVGETGSGKTTFAKLVTRLMDPVAGRVLLGSDTGGWVPLADMAFASLRARVVMVPQDGFLFDATVAENVRYGRPGMTDADVVAAFDDLGLSTWLAGLPDGVSTAVGQRGESLSAGERQLVAVARAYVADPDLLVLDEATSAVDPATEQRLTRALDALTAGRTTLTIAHRLSTAERSDEVLVVDAGRVVQRGTHAELVDAEGPYARLHASWRRSSAGEPEPAIG, from the coding sequence GTGAGCGAGCCCGTGCAGCGCACCGAGGGCGCGCTGGGGACCCTCCGGCGCGGGCTGCGGATGATGCCCGAGTTCCGGCGCGGGCTCCCGGTGACCTTCGCCCTGGCCCTGGTCGCCACCGCCGGCCGGGTGGTCGTGCCCATCGCCGTCCAGCAGGTCATCGACCGCGGGCTGGCGGCCCCCGGCGGCGCGCACCTGGAGAGGGTCACCTGGCTGATCGCCGGCTGCGCGCTGGTCGTGCTGGTCACCGCCGTCGCGGTCTACCGGATGAACGTCCGGCTGTTCCGGACGACGGAGACCGCGCTGGCCAGCCTGCGCGCCCGCGCCTTCCGGCACGTGCACGACCTCTCGGTGCTGCACCAGCAGGGCGAGCGACGCGGCTCCCTGGTCTCCCGGGTGACCAGCGACGTCGACCAGCTGTCGGTGTTCATGCAGTGGGGCGGGGTGCTGGGCCTGGTCAGCATCGGGCAGCTCCTCGTCGCGACCGTCGTCATGGCCGTCTACTCCTGGCAGCTGACCGTGCTGGTGCTGGTCTGTTTCGTGCCGCTGGCGTTCGCCGTCCGCTGGTTCGCCCAGCGGCTGGTGCGGGTCTACGGCGTGGTCCGGGAGCGGGTCGGCGACGTGCTCGCCGCGGTCGCCGAGTCGGTGGTCGGCGCCCCCACGGTGCGCGCCTACGGGGTGCGGGCCCGCACCGCCGCCCGGCTCGACGCCGCCATCGACCGGCACTACCGCGCCCAGGTGGACGCGCAGAAGGTCACCGCCGCCGTCTTCGTCAGCGGCGAGTTCGTGGCCGCGCTGGCCAACGCCGCCGTGGTGGTCGTGGGGGTGCTGCTCGGCCTGGCCGGCGACATCACCGTCGGCACGCTGGTCGCGTTCCTCTTCCTCGTCACCCTGTTCGTCGCGCCGGTGCAGACCGCCAGCGAGGTGCTCAACGAGGCGCAGAACGCCGTCGCCGGCTTCCGCCGGGTCCTCGACGTGGTCGACACCGAGCCCGACGTCCGCGACCCCGCCGTCGCCGCCCCCGACCGGGTGCGCGCCCTTCCGGAGGGGCCGCTCGGCGTCCGCTTCGACTCCGTCACCTTCCGCTACGCACCGGGTGCCCGCCCGGCGCTGGACGACGTCGACCTCACCATCGCCCCACGCACGCGGGTGGCGGTCGTGGGCGAGACGGGTTCGGGGAAGACCACGTTCGCCAAGCTGGTCACCCGGCTCATGGACCCGGTCGCCGGCCGGGTGCTGCTCGGCTCCGACACGGGCGGGTGGGTGCCGCTGGCCGACATGGCGTTCGCGTCGCTGCGCGCGCGGGTGGTCATGGTGCCGCAGGACGGGTTCCTCTTCGACGCCACCGTCGCCGAGAACGTCCGCTACGGCCGCCCCGGCATGACCGACGCCGACGTCGTCGCCGCCTTCGACGACCTGGGGCTAAGCACCTGGCTCGCCGGGCTGCCCGACGGCGTCTCGACGGCGGTGGGCCAGCGCGGTGAGTCCCTGTCGGCCGGCGAGCGGCAGCTGGTCGCCGTCGCCCGGGCCTACGTCGCCGACCCCGACCTCCTGGTGCTCGACGAGGCCACCAGCGCCGTCGACCCCGCCACCGAGCAGCGGCTGACCCGGGCGCTGGACGCCCTGACCGCCGGCCGCACCACCCTCACCATCGCGCACCGGCTCTCGACGGCCGAGCGGTCCGACGAGGTGCTGGTCGTCGACGCCGGGCGCGTCGTCCAGCGCGGCACGCACGCGGAGCTGGTGGACGCCGAGGGTCCCTACGCCCGGCTGCACGCCTCGTGGCGGCGGTCGTCGGCCGGCGAGCCCGAGCCGGCGATCGGCTGA
- a CDS encoding FAD-binding dehydrogenase, whose amino-acid sequence MSARTDSFEADVVVVGAGLAGLVATAELADAGKRVVLVDQEPAASLGGQAWWSFGGLFLVDSPEQRRLRVHDSLELARQDWFGTAGFDRDTDHWPRQWAEAYLQFAAGEKRAWLKEQGVGFFPVVGWAERGGYTATGPGNSVPRFHIVWGTGPGIVAPFERRVRAAAQAGVVQLRFRHRVSELVVRGGAVTGVRGAVLEPSDVARGEASSRTEVGEFEFLAQAVVVTSGGIGGNHDLVRDNWPARLGPAPQRLLSGVPAHVDGCMQQATVAAGASMVNGDRMWHYTEGIANHSPVWARHGIRILPGPSSLWLDATGQRLPVPLFPGFDTLGTLAHIGQTGYEHTWFVATHKIVEKEFALSGSEQNPDLTGKDVKLLLDRVKAGVSGPVQAFLDKGEDFVVARTLPELVAGMNRVTGGSPELDLAQVEREVVARDREIAHPFTKDLQVTAIRGARTYLGDKLIRVAPPHRLLDPEAGPLIAVRLNLITRKSLGGLETDLSGRVLRPGGEVFPGLHAAGEVAGFGGGGVHGYRSLEGTFLGGCLFSGRVVGRALAAAL is encoded by the coding sequence GTGAGCGCGCGCACCGACAGCTTCGAGGCCGACGTCGTCGTGGTGGGAGCGGGGCTGGCCGGCCTGGTCGCCACCGCTGAACTGGCCGACGCCGGCAAGCGGGTGGTCCTGGTCGACCAGGAGCCCGCGGCGTCCCTGGGCGGGCAGGCGTGGTGGTCCTTCGGCGGGCTGTTCCTGGTCGACTCGCCGGAGCAACGGCGGCTGCGCGTGCACGACTCGCTGGAGCTCGCCCGGCAGGACTGGTTCGGCACCGCCGGCTTCGACCGGGACACCGACCACTGGCCGCGGCAGTGGGCCGAGGCCTATCTGCAGTTCGCCGCCGGCGAGAAGCGCGCCTGGCTCAAGGAGCAGGGCGTCGGGTTCTTCCCGGTCGTCGGCTGGGCCGAGCGCGGCGGCTACACCGCCACCGGCCCCGGCAACTCGGTGCCGCGCTTCCACATCGTGTGGGGCACCGGGCCGGGGATCGTCGCGCCGTTCGAGCGCCGGGTGCGGGCCGCGGCCCAGGCGGGCGTGGTGCAGCTGCGGTTCCGGCACCGGGTGTCGGAACTGGTGGTCCGCGGCGGGGCCGTGACCGGCGTGCGCGGCGCCGTCCTCGAGCCGAGCGACGTCGCCCGCGGTGAGGCGAGCTCCCGCACGGAGGTCGGGGAGTTCGAGTTCCTCGCGCAGGCCGTCGTCGTCACCTCCGGGGGGATCGGTGGCAACCACGACCTCGTCCGGGATAACTGGCCGGCCCGGCTGGGTCCCGCACCGCAGCGGCTGCTCTCCGGCGTTCCCGCGCACGTCGACGGGTGCATGCAGCAGGCCACCGTGGCCGCCGGCGCGAGCATGGTCAACGGCGACCGGATGTGGCACTACACCGAGGGCATCGCCAACCACTCGCCGGTCTGGGCGCGGCACGGCATCCGGATCCTCCCCGGCCCGTCGTCGCTGTGGCTCGACGCCACCGGGCAGCGGCTGCCCGTTCCGCTCTTCCCCGGGTTCGACACCCTCGGCACCCTCGCCCACATCGGGCAGACCGGGTACGAGCACACCTGGTTCGTCGCCACGCACAAGATCGTGGAGAAGGAGTTCGCGCTGTCGGGCTCCGAGCAGAACCCCGACCTCACCGGCAAGGACGTCAAGCTGCTGCTCGACCGGGTCAAGGCCGGCGTCTCCGGTCCGGTCCAGGCGTTCCTGGACAAGGGGGAGGACTTCGTCGTCGCCCGGACCCTGCCCGAGCTCGTCGCCGGCATGAACCGCGTCACCGGCGGGTCGCCCGAACTCGACCTCGCCCAGGTGGAGCGGGAGGTCGTGGCCCGCGACCGGGAGATCGCCCACCCCTTCACCAAGGACCTGCAGGTCACCGCCATCCGAGGTGCCCGCACCTACCTCGGGGACAAGCTCATCCGCGTCGCCCCGCCGCACCGGCTGCTCGACCCGGAGGCCGGCCCGCTGATCGCCGTCCGGCTCAACCTCATCACCCGCAAGAGCCTCGGCGGCCTGGAGACCGACCTGTCCGGCCGCGTGCTGCGGCCCGGCGGCGAGGTGTTCCCCGGGCTCCACGCGGCCGGCGAGGTCGCCGGGTTCGGCGGCGGCGGCGTGCACGGCTACCGCTCGCTCGAGGGCACCTTCCTCGGCGGCTGCCTCTTCTCCGGCCGGGTCGTGGGCCGGGCGCTCGCGGCCGCGCTGTGA
- the hisI gene encoding phosphoribosyl-AMP cyclohydrolase codes for MSASVPTERALAPEVAALLRRDPAGLVAAVVQQHDTREVLMLAWMDDEALRRTLTSGRATYWSRSREEYWVKGETSGHRQWVRDVRVDCDGDALLVLVDQEGAACHTGERSCFHRPLTVVQGAAT; via the coding sequence ATGTCCGCGAGCGTGCCCACCGAACGAGCGCTGGCCCCCGAGGTCGCCGCGCTGCTGCGCCGCGACCCCGCCGGGCTGGTCGCCGCAGTCGTCCAGCAGCACGACACCCGCGAGGTGCTCATGCTCGCCTGGATGGACGACGAGGCGCTCCGGCGCACCCTGACCTCCGGCCGGGCCACGTACTGGTCGCGCAGCCGGGAGGAGTACTGGGTGAAGGGCGAGACCTCGGGCCACCGCCAGTGGGTCCGCGACGTCCGCGTCGACTGCGACGGCGACGCGCTGCTGGTGCTGGTCGACCAGGAGGGCGCCGCCTGCCACACCGGTGAGCGCAGCTGCTTCCACCGGCCGCTGACCGTGGTGCAGGGGGCCGCCACGTGA
- a CDS encoding anthranilate synthase component I has protein sequence MRFGITSPSREEFAALGRVGGRGMVPVTRRLLADGETAVGVYRKLAGNRSGTLLLESAEQGKRWARYSFVGVRAAGVLTERDGRTQWLGEEVPGLTDDLPADPLEAVRVLARRLRSPRAPELPPLTGGLVGYLGYDVVRRLERLPQTSDDDLGMPELALMLVTDLAVLDHTDGSVLLIANALGSAGTEAGGYDDAVARLDAMAEALVAPAAPAVAVFEPADVPPAVRSNLAPGVFQDGVERVREHIRAGDAFQVVLAQRFELETDVDALDLYRVLRVTNPSPYMYLLRFAGRETAFEVVGSSPEALVTVTGSSAVVHPPAGTRPRGATAEEDARLAEGLLADPKERAEHVMLVDLARNDLGRVCVPGSVEVPDFMRVEHYSHVMHLVSTVTGEVSPGRDALDVFDATFPAGTVSGAPKPSAMTIIESLEPTRRALYAGTVGYVDASGDMDMAIAIRTAVLHQGRAYVQAGAGIVADSDPAAEEAETRHKARAVLSAIATAEGLRELSAGAG, from the coding sequence GTGAGGTTCGGCATCACCTCCCCCTCGCGCGAGGAGTTCGCGGCGCTGGGCCGGGTCGGTGGGCGGGGGATGGTGCCGGTCACCCGCCGGCTGCTGGCCGACGGCGAGACCGCCGTCGGGGTCTACCGGAAGCTGGCCGGCAACCGTTCCGGGACGCTCCTGCTGGAGTCGGCCGAGCAGGGCAAGCGGTGGGCGCGGTACAGCTTCGTGGGCGTGCGCGCCGCCGGCGTGCTGACCGAGCGCGACGGCCGCACCCAGTGGCTGGGCGAGGAGGTCCCCGGGCTCACCGACGACCTCCCGGCCGATCCGCTGGAGGCCGTCCGCGTGCTCGCGCGCCGGCTGCGGTCGCCCCGCGCCCCGGAGCTGCCGCCGCTGACCGGTGGCCTGGTGGGCTACCTCGGCTACGACGTCGTCCGTCGCCTCGAGCGGCTGCCGCAGACCAGCGACGACGACCTGGGCATGCCCGAGCTCGCGCTGATGCTGGTCACCGACCTGGCCGTGCTCGACCACACCGACGGGTCGGTGCTGCTCATCGCCAACGCCCTCGGGAGCGCGGGGACCGAGGCGGGCGGGTACGACGACGCCGTCGCCCGTCTGGACGCCATGGCCGAAGCGCTGGTCGCCCCGGCCGCCCCGGCGGTCGCCGTGTTCGAGCCCGCGGACGTTCCACCGGCCGTGCGCAGCAACCTGGCGCCCGGCGTCTTCCAGGACGGCGTGGAGCGGGTGCGCGAGCACATCCGGGCCGGCGACGCCTTCCAGGTGGTGCTGGCCCAGCGGTTCGAGCTGGAGACCGACGTCGACGCGCTCGACCTCTACCGGGTGCTGCGGGTGACCAACCCGTCGCCGTACATGTACCTGCTGCGCTTCGCCGGCCGGGAGACCGCGTTCGAGGTCGTCGGCTCGTCGCCCGAGGCGCTGGTGACGGTGACCGGGTCCTCGGCGGTCGTGCACCCGCCGGCCGGCACCCGGCCGCGCGGCGCGACCGCGGAGGAGGACGCACGCCTGGCCGAGGGGCTGCTCGCCGACCCCAAGGAGCGGGCCGAGCACGTCATGCTCGTCGACCTCGCACGCAACGACCTGGGGCGGGTCTGCGTCCCCGGCAGCGTGGAGGTGCCGGACTTCATGCGCGTGGAGCACTACAGCCACGTCATGCACCTGGTGTCCACCGTCACCGGCGAGGTCAGCCCCGGCCGCGACGCCCTGGACGTCTTCGACGCCACGTTCCCCGCCGGCACGGTCTCCGGCGCCCCCAAGCCGAGCGCGATGACGATCATCGAGAGCCTCGAGCCGACCCGGCGGGCGCTGTACGCGGGCACCGTCGGCTACGTCGACGCCAGCGGCGACATGGACATGGCGATCGCCATCCGCACCGCCGTCCTCCACCAGGGGCGGGCCTACGTCCAGGCCGGCGCGGGCATCGTCGCCGACAGCGACCCGGCGGCCGAGGAGGCCGAGACCCGGCACAAGGCCCGCGCGGTGCTGTCGGCCATCGCGACGGCGGAAGGTCTGCGGGAGCTGTCCGCGGGGGCGGGGTGA
- a CDS encoding Trp biosynthesis-associated membrane protein, producing the protein MTAPEGVRDPAGGARRELASVVVGAVLAGALALSAAGQRWADVTAERRAPLPPVSGTLSGGDAAPLVTAAGLVLLAAAVALLAVRGSGRVVVGLLMAAAGGALLWSGVRVLTGGVADAAADLPGVGGTSVTGTTVDVSVGWPVLAGVAGVLAVAAGLLAALRGGTWPAMGRRYERTAGAATARSTEERADDVWKALDRGEDPTEPPPAPRTGPGV; encoded by the coding sequence GTGACGGCTCCCGAGGGCGTACGGGACCCGGCCGGCGGCGCCCGGCGGGAGCTCGCGAGCGTCGTCGTGGGCGCGGTCCTGGCCGGTGCGCTCGCGCTGTCGGCGGCCGGCCAGCGCTGGGCCGACGTGACCGCGGAGCGCCGCGCGCCCCTGCCACCGGTGTCCGGAACGCTGTCCGGGGGCGACGCAGCCCCGCTGGTGACCGCCGCCGGCCTGGTCCTGCTGGCCGCGGCGGTGGCCCTGCTGGCGGTGCGCGGCAGCGGCCGGGTGGTCGTCGGCCTGCTGATGGCGGCCGCAGGTGGCGCCCTGCTGTGGTCGGGCGTCCGGGTGCTCACCGGAGGAGTGGCCGACGCCGCGGCGGACCTGCCCGGCGTGGGCGGCACCAGCGTGACCGGCACGACCGTGGACGTCTCGGTGGGCTGGCCGGTGCTGGCCGGGGTCGCCGGTGTCCTGGCCGTCGCCGCCGGGCTGCTGGCCGCGCTGCGCGGGGGCACCTGGCCGGCGATGGGCCGGCGCTACGAGCGCACCGCCGGGGCGGCGACGGCGCGGTCGACCGAGGAGCGCGCCGACGACGTCTGGAAGGCGCTCGACCGCGGCGAGGACCCGACCGAGCCACCGCCGGCACCCCGGACCGGCCCCGGCGTATAG